A genomic segment from Modestobacter roseus encodes:
- a CDS encoding AIR carboxylase family protein, whose translation MEDVGGSRIRPLLADPSLLSDVDCLIVVAGLDAALASVVSGLTEVPVVAVPTSAGQANTFGGFSALLTMLNSAAPGVVVSNIDNGWSAGVFAARIARRTARD comes from the coding sequence GTGGAGGACGTCGGCGGCAGCCGGATCCGCCCGCTGCTGGCCGACCCGTCGCTGCTCTCCGACGTCGACTGCCTGATCGTGGTGGCGGGGCTGGACGCCGCCCTGGCCAGCGTGGTCAGCGGCCTCACCGAGGTGCCGGTGGTCGCCGTCCCCACCTCGGCCGGGCAGGCGAACACCTTCGGCGGGTTCAGCGCGCTGCTGACCATGCTGAACTCCGCGGCGCCCGGCGTCGTGGTGAGCAACATCGACAACGGCTGGTCCGCCGGCGTCTTCGCCGCCCGCATCGCCCGCCGCACCGCCCGCGACTGA
- a CDS encoding MerR family transcriptional regulator, protein MSWTVGELARLAGVTVRTLHHYDRIGLVRPSERTSAGYRSYDVHDLDRLQQVLLYRELGFPLDEVATLLDDPDADPAAHLRRQHRLLRDRLERTQAMVAAVEKEMEARQMGISLTPEERFEVFGDWLPEEYAAEAEERWGDTDAWAQSQRRTTAMTKEDWLRVKAEGDDVERRFAEAMAGGVPADSPRAMDLAEEHRQQISRNFYDCSPEMHAGLGRMYVEDERFTAHYEQIAPGLARYVSTAVQANAARQGGELQA, encoded by the coding sequence ATGAGCTGGACGGTGGGTGAGCTGGCCCGGCTGGCCGGCGTCACGGTGCGCACTCTGCACCACTACGACCGGATCGGGCTGGTGCGGCCCAGCGAGCGCACGTCGGCGGGCTACCGCAGCTACGACGTGCACGACCTGGACCGGCTGCAGCAGGTGCTGCTCTACCGCGAGCTCGGGTTCCCCCTCGATGAGGTCGCGACCCTGCTGGACGACCCCGACGCCGACCCCGCGGCGCACCTGCGCCGGCAGCACCGGCTGCTGCGGGACCGGCTCGAGCGCACCCAGGCGATGGTCGCGGCCGTGGAGAAGGAGATGGAGGCACGGCAGATGGGGATCTCCCTGACCCCGGAGGAACGGTTCGAGGTGTTCGGCGACTGGCTCCCGGAGGAGTACGCCGCCGAGGCCGAGGAGAGGTGGGGCGACACCGACGCCTGGGCCCAGTCCCAGCGCCGGACGACGGCGATGACCAAGGAGGACTGGCTGCGGGTCAAGGCCGAGGGCGACGACGTCGAGCGCCGGTTCGCCGAGGCGATGGCGGGCGGCGTACCCGCCGACTCCCCACGGGCGATGGACCTGGCGGAGGAGCACCGGCAGCAGATCAGCCGCAACTTCTACGACTGCTCCCCCGAGATGCACGCCGGCCTGGGCCGGATGTACGTGGAGGACGAGCGGTTCACCGCCCACTACGAGCAGATCGCACCGGGCCTGGCGCGGTACGTCAGCACCGCCGTCCAGGCCAACGCCGCCCGCCAGGGCGGAGAACTCCAGGCATAG
- a CDS encoding TMEM165/GDT1 family protein — translation MVPSVILTAFVLVLPVELPDKTLFATLVLATRFPALPVFTGVATAFGLQVAIAVTAGSLLSLLPEALVSGVVAVLFVVGAVLLWRSAAEGPEDADDAAAREQTSFLRAAAISFGVLFAAEWGDLSQLATAGLAARYEEPLSVFLGSWAALLVVSGLAAFLGRKLADRLPVAVIRRVAAGLFALFAVVAVVETVRTLAG, via the coding sequence GTGGTCCCCTCGGTCATCCTGACCGCCTTCGTCCTGGTCCTCCCGGTCGAACTGCCCGACAAGACGCTGTTCGCCACCCTGGTGCTCGCCACCCGGTTCCCCGCGCTGCCGGTGTTCACCGGCGTCGCCACCGCGTTCGGCCTGCAGGTGGCGATCGCCGTCACCGCCGGCTCACTGCTGTCGCTGCTGCCCGAGGCCCTGGTCAGCGGCGTCGTCGCCGTCCTGTTCGTGGTCGGCGCCGTGCTGCTGTGGCGCAGCGCGGCCGAGGGCCCCGAGGACGCCGACGACGCCGCGGCCCGGGAGCAGACCTCGTTCCTGCGCGCGGCGGCGATCTCCTTCGGCGTGCTGTTCGCCGCCGAGTGGGGCGACCTGTCGCAGCTGGCCACCGCCGGGCTCGCCGCCCGGTACGAGGAGCCGTTGTCGGTCTTCCTCGGCTCCTGGGCGGCGCTGCTGGTCGTCTCCGGGCTGGCCGCCTTCCTGGGCCGCAAGCTGGCCGACCGGCTGCCGGTCGCGGTGATCCGCCGGGTGGCCGCGGGGCTGTTCGCTCTCTTCGCCGTGGTCGCGGTGGTCGAGACCGTGCGCACCCTGGCCGGCTGA
- a CDS encoding haloalkane dehalogenase: MADSTPVPADDPFPRSRVRVHDHEMAYVDVGQGDPIVFLHGNPTSSYLWRNVIPHVQHLGRCLAPDLIGMGESDKLADPGPGSYSFDRHAEFLTGFLREVGVSERVTLVLHDWGSALGFDWAARNPDAVRGIAFTEAIVTPMIWADWPRAAKPVFQAMRGADGERKVLEQNVFVEKILPAEVRRGLSAEAHDRYRAPFREPADRWPTLEWPRQLPIEHVPPGVHDVVDRYGQWLAHSEVPKLFLNAEPGSILVGRQRTRVRRWPALTEVTVPGGHFVPEDSPDEIGRALAEWIPTLR; the protein is encoded by the coding sequence ATGGCCGACTCCACGCCCGTGCCCGCCGACGACCCGTTCCCGCGTTCCCGGGTGCGGGTGCACGACCACGAGATGGCCTACGTCGACGTCGGGCAGGGCGACCCGATCGTCTTCCTGCACGGCAACCCGACGTCGTCCTACCTCTGGCGCAACGTCATCCCGCACGTGCAGCACCTCGGCCGCTGCCTCGCGCCCGACCTGATCGGCATGGGGGAGTCGGACAAGCTGGCCGACCCCGGGCCGGGCAGCTACTCCTTCGACCGGCACGCGGAGTTCCTCACCGGGTTCCTGCGGGAGGTCGGGGTCAGCGAGCGGGTCACCCTGGTGCTGCACGACTGGGGCTCGGCGCTCGGCTTCGACTGGGCGGCCCGCAACCCCGACGCCGTGCGCGGCATCGCGTTCACCGAGGCGATCGTCACCCCGATGATCTGGGCCGACTGGCCGCGGGCGGCCAAGCCGGTGTTCCAGGCCATGCGCGGGGCCGACGGCGAGCGCAAGGTGCTCGAGCAGAACGTGTTCGTGGAGAAGATCCTGCCCGCCGAGGTTCGGCGTGGCCTCTCGGCGGAGGCGCACGATCGGTACCGGGCGCCCTTCCGCGAGCCCGCCGACCGCTGGCCGACGCTGGAGTGGCCGCGGCAGCTCCCGATCGAGCACGTGCCGCCGGGCGTGCACGACGTCGTCGACCGCTACGGCCAGTGGCTGGCGCACAGCGAGGTGCCGAAGCTGTTCCTCAACGCGGAGCCGGGGTCGATCCTGGTCGGCCGGCAGCGCACCAGGGTGCGGCGCTGGCCGGCGCTGACCGAGGTCACGGTGCCCGGCGGGCACTTCGTACCCGAGGACTCACCGGACGAGATCGGCCGCGCGCTGGCGGAGTGGATCCCGACCCTGCGCTGA
- a CDS encoding GGDEF domain-containing protein: protein MRLRLNGARGRDTAGRADTPVRDTPGGSVQSALVPPGLLHQRVSSALANWELDEAETLLGQVEGELPATPADERTGARASLARAWADTLRAELLVRRLRLAGWSLLGEPLVDGGPEQEPPLDLQGSTLGDDEPVDRESRSESAEQAAQAIALVRSARAAFDAQDDGLQRAAGLVRHARIELLSRRVDAAMDEAVEAASLLDPAMTPGPLLVHTLSALAGVLADLELMPLALDYQRRAAEVAAAAAATAEDGDVARSLVGQTATRLAALCAEVGEGVLDDGGAESAHSSFAEARLLAERALEELTADDPAVLDAQVVHGWALVGLGEHTAALPLLDAVVSAAERAGDRSLLASAELGLGRALRRSGEPRRADDHLAAALTVATEHGLARLRRAALRELCTLHADLDDAARALPYLQAYLADELDRVDERRTRWVELFGRRKSLLETERAAGQLRRQAYEDPLTHLPNRRYAEARLDGLLTSGAAPALAVVDIDRFKAINDAAGHPGGDAVLRAVGQLLVDGCRDTDEVCRWAGDEFVILLPETTAEQAERAMERIRRSIATHDWSALGVEVPVRISVGIAQATRGDDRRTLFAAADGVLYDAKRAGRDRVVRLSGVTQTRAADEADGTAVTAPGTASDEVPGSADLALIVGDVSTSPLADRPTDDQPEPAVNGFASLLLEPPVQPARPRSPLDELFGSAPPPGGRAPSSRPRPSRRRHPRPHRRPPARCSPPPGRTSSGPPAAAPSRCWPWSARPAATTPTTRPWWCGPAPRPSSRWPASTTPTRRWTVWRWPPPSARCPSRSAGSRCCAPAAVTPRSRPRPPSSPGSPAPRWSGWRTSAAAGSARCWPTRRCSPTSTA, encoded by the coding sequence GTGAGGCTGCGGTTGAACGGCGCCCGGGGCCGCGACACCGCCGGCCGGGCCGACACCCCGGTGCGTGACACGCCGGGAGGCAGCGTGCAGAGTGCCCTCGTGCCGCCCGGACTCCTGCACCAGCGGGTCAGCTCCGCGTTGGCCAACTGGGAACTCGACGAGGCGGAGACGCTGCTGGGCCAGGTCGAGGGCGAGCTGCCCGCCACGCCGGCCGACGAGCGGACCGGCGCACGGGCCTCGCTCGCCCGGGCCTGGGCCGACACGTTGCGCGCGGAGCTGCTGGTCCGCCGGCTGCGGCTGGCCGGCTGGTCGCTGCTGGGCGAGCCGCTCGTCGACGGCGGCCCCGAGCAGGAGCCCCCGCTGGACCTGCAGGGCAGCACCCTCGGTGACGACGAGCCGGTCGACCGGGAGTCCCGGTCGGAGTCCGCCGAGCAGGCCGCCCAGGCGATCGCGCTGGTGCGCTCGGCGCGGGCCGCGTTCGACGCCCAGGACGACGGACTGCAGCGGGCCGCCGGGCTGGTCCGGCACGCGCGGATCGAGCTGCTCTCCCGCCGGGTGGACGCCGCGATGGACGAGGCGGTGGAGGCGGCCAGCCTGCTGGACCCGGCGATGACCCCCGGTCCGTTGCTGGTGCACACGCTGAGCGCGCTGGCCGGGGTGCTCGCCGACCTGGAGCTGATGCCGCTGGCGCTGGACTACCAGCGCCGCGCCGCGGAGGTCGCCGCCGCCGCGGCGGCCACCGCCGAGGACGGCGACGTGGCCCGGAGCCTGGTGGGCCAGACGGCCACCCGGCTGGCCGCGCTGTGCGCCGAGGTCGGCGAGGGCGTGCTGGACGACGGCGGCGCGGAGTCCGCGCACTCCTCCTTCGCCGAGGCCCGCCTGCTGGCCGAGCGCGCGCTGGAGGAGCTGACCGCCGACGACCCCGCGGTGCTGGACGCCCAGGTCGTGCACGGCTGGGCGCTGGTCGGGCTCGGCGAGCACACCGCCGCGCTGCCGCTGCTGGACGCCGTCGTCAGCGCCGCCGAGCGGGCCGGCGACCGGTCGCTGCTGGCCTCGGCGGAGCTCGGCCTGGGCCGGGCGCTGCGCCGGTCCGGTGAGCCGCGCCGCGCCGACGACCACCTGGCCGCCGCGCTGACCGTGGCCACCGAGCACGGGCTGGCCCGGCTGCGCCGGGCGGCGCTGCGCGAGCTGTGCACGCTGCACGCCGACCTCGACGACGCCGCCCGCGCGCTCCCGTACCTGCAGGCCTACCTCGCCGACGAGCTGGACCGGGTCGACGAGCGGCGCACCCGCTGGGTGGAGCTGTTCGGCCGGCGCAAGAGCCTGCTGGAGACCGAGCGGGCCGCCGGCCAGCTGCGCCGGCAGGCCTACGAGGACCCGCTGACCCACCTGCCCAACCGCCGGTACGCCGAGGCCCGCCTGGACGGGCTGCTGACCTCCGGGGCCGCCCCGGCCCTGGCGGTCGTCGACATCGACCGGTTCAAGGCGATCAACGACGCCGCCGGCCACCCCGGGGGCGATGCGGTGCTGCGGGCGGTCGGGCAGCTGCTGGTCGACGGCTGCCGGGACACCGACGAGGTGTGCCGCTGGGCCGGCGACGAGTTCGTCATCCTGCTGCCGGAGACCACCGCCGAGCAGGCGGAGCGGGCGATGGAGCGGATCCGCCGGTCGATCGCCACCCACGACTGGTCGGCGCTCGGCGTCGAGGTGCCGGTGCGGATCAGCGTGGGCATCGCCCAGGCCACGCGCGGGGACGACCGCCGCACCCTGTTCGCCGCCGCCGACGGCGTCCTCTACGACGCCAAGCGGGCCGGGCGCGACCGGGTCGTGCGGTTGTCCGGGGTCACCCAGACCCGCGCTGCGGACGAGGCCGATGGGACGGCTGTGACGGCCCCCGGCACGGCCTCCGACGAGGTCCCGGGCTCGGCCGACCTCGCCCTTATCGTCGGCGACGTGAGCACCTCCCCGCTGGCCGACCGCCCCACCGACGACCAGCCGGAGCCCGCCGTCAACGGCTTCGCGTCGCTGCTGCTGGAGCCGCCGGTGCAGCCGGCCCGCCCGCGGAGCCCGCTGGACGAGCTCTTCGGCTCCGCCCCGCCGCCCGGCGGCCGCGCGCCGAGCAGCCGGCCGCGCCCGAGCCGGCGCCGGCACCCGCGCCCGCACCGGCGGCCGCCCGCGAGGTGCTCGCCCCCTCCGGGCCGGACGTCATCTGGGCCACCGGCCGCAGCACCGAGCAGGTGCTGGCCCTGGTCCGCGAGGCCCGCCGCGACCACCCCGACCACCCGGCCGTGGTGGTGCGGGCCAGCGCCGAGACCCTCGTCGCGCTGGCCAGCGAGCACGACGCCTACACGACGATGGACGGTGTGGCGATGGCCGCCGCCGTCGGCCCGGTGCCCGAGTCGGTCGGCCGGATCGCGGTGCTGTGCGCCAGCAGCGGTGACGCCCCGATCGCGGCCGAGGCCGCCTTCGTCGCCCGGGTCACCGGCGCCGAGGTGGTCCGGGTGGAGGACGTCGGCGGCAGCCGGATCCGCCCGCTGCTGGCCGACCCGTCGCTGCTCTCCGACGTCGACTGCCTGA
- a CDS encoding LysE family translocator: MVTTAAVAGVALVELGLVLTPGPNMIYLVSRSVTQGRRAGLVSLLGVAAGFFVYLAAATAGLATVFVAVPAAYTALKIAGAAYLLHLAWQALRPGGVSAFAPRDLRPDPPRTLFLMGLVTNLLNPKIAVLYVSLLPQFIDPDRGSVAAQSLVLGLVQIGIALTVNGLIVVFAGSLAGFLSTRPTWLRVQRWLMGGVLGALAVRLALTGRPQSAA; encoded by the coding sequence GTGGTCACCACCGCTGCCGTCGCCGGCGTCGCGCTCGTGGAACTCGGCCTGGTGCTGACGCCGGGGCCCAACATGATCTACCTGGTGTCCCGGTCGGTCACGCAGGGCCGCCGGGCCGGGCTGGTCTCGCTCCTCGGTGTCGCCGCCGGGTTCTTCGTCTACCTGGCTGCGGCCACGGCCGGCCTGGCGACCGTCTTCGTCGCCGTGCCGGCGGCCTACACAGCGCTGAAGATCGCTGGCGCCGCCTACCTGCTGCACCTCGCCTGGCAGGCGCTGCGACCGGGCGGCGTCAGCGCCTTCGCGCCACGGGACCTCCGCCCCGACCCACCTCGGACGCTGTTCCTGATGGGCCTGGTCACCAACCTGCTCAATCCCAAGATCGCCGTGCTGTACGTGTCGCTGCTGCCCCAGTTCATCGACCCCGACCGCGGCTCGGTGGCGGCGCAGAGCCTGGTGCTCGGACTCGTCCAGATCGGCATCGCCCTCACCGTGAACGGGCTCATCGTCGTCTTCGCCGGGTCGCTGGCCGGCTTCCTCTCGACCCGGCCCACCTGGCTGCGCGTCCAGCGGTGGCTGATGGGCGGGGTCCTCGGCGCCCTCGCCGTCCGGCTCGCACTGACCGGACGTCCGCAGAGCGCAGCCTGA
- a CDS encoding GGDEF domain-containing protein codes for METIRFEQSQDVLVQTAAVVAAQRQFAQRLRQRTVPDPLTGLPVRSLLIDRLELALAAAGPDTGRLAVLSCNLDGITTVEDTHGRLLADAARAEAAGRLVSVVRQGDVVARISAQTFVLLCPGITDPTDAEGIAHRVTAAFDAPLQPTPELSHRVRLSVGVALSGRASTPESLIASANEAMTQIRHERQGSGRHG; via the coding sequence ATGGAGACCATCCGCTTCGAGCAGTCGCAGGACGTGCTGGTGCAGACCGCCGCCGTGGTGGCCGCCCAGCGGCAGTTCGCCCAGCGGCTCCGGCAGCGGACGGTCCCCGACCCGCTCACCGGGCTGCCGGTGCGCAGCCTGCTCATCGACCGGCTGGAGCTGGCCCTGGCCGCCGCCGGGCCCGACACCGGCCGGCTGGCGGTGCTCTCCTGCAACCTCGACGGCATCACCACGGTCGAGGACACCCACGGCCGGCTCCTGGCCGACGCCGCCCGCGCCGAGGCCGCCGGCCGACTCGTCTCCGTCGTCCGCCAGGGCGACGTCGTCGCCCGGATCAGCGCGCAGACCTTCGTGCTGCTGTGCCCCGGCATCACCGACCCCACCGACGCCGAGGGGATCGCCCACCGGGTCACCGCCGCCTTCGACGCACCCCTGCAGCCGACCCCGGAGCTCAGCCACCGGGTCCGGCTCAGCGTCGGCGTCGCGCTGTCCGGGCGGGCGTCGACCCCGGAGTCGCTGATCGCCTCGGCCAACGAGGCGATGACCCAGATCCGGCACGAGCGCCAGGGCAGCGGCCGGCACGGCTGA
- the larC gene encoding nickel pincer cofactor biosynthesis protein LarC produces MLSPMIGWLDLSAGASGDMLLGALVDAGVPLEVIAAAVSALPVEPVTLTEEAVTRHGLGATRVHVHAPASDVHRTWADVRALLTTAALPGPVRDGALAVFERLAVAEGRVHRVTPDRVHFHEVGALDALADVVGVVAGFEHLGLTELTASPVALGSGSARGAHGVVPVPGPAVLELLAGVPVHAGPVPAEACTPTGAALLAARVHRWTTLPPMRVTRVGSGAGGRDPVELPNVVRLVLGEPAGQPEGPETEGLLLETNVDDLDPRLWPGVLADLLAAGASDAWLTPILMKKGRPAHTLSVLCRPAAVAAVQAVVFAGTSTIGLRVQPVRKVVLQRVPGSVEVLGSRVGVKVAGLDGQVLNVSVEFDDVAALARRTGLPVKEVLRVATAAAHAAHPGASGSLAHREGE; encoded by the coding sequence ATGCTCTCCCCCATGATCGGCTGGCTGGACCTGTCCGCGGGCGCGAGCGGCGACATGCTGCTCGGCGCCCTGGTCGACGCCGGGGTGCCGCTGGAGGTCATCGCCGCGGCGGTGTCGGCCCTGCCCGTCGAGCCGGTCACCCTCACCGAGGAGGCCGTCACCCGGCACGGCCTGGGCGCCACCCGGGTGCACGTGCACGCCCCGGCCAGCGACGTGCACCGCACCTGGGCCGACGTGCGCGCCCTGCTCACCACCGCCGCCCTGCCCGGGCCCGTGCGGGACGGCGCCCTCGCGGTGTTCGAGCGGCTCGCGGTCGCCGAGGGCCGCGTGCACCGGGTCACCCCCGACCGCGTGCACTTCCACGAGGTCGGGGCGCTGGACGCGCTCGCCGACGTCGTCGGGGTGGTCGCCGGCTTCGAGCACCTGGGGCTCACCGAGCTCACCGCCTCCCCCGTGGCGCTGGGCAGCGGCTCGGCCCGCGGCGCGCACGGCGTCGTCCCGGTGCCGGGGCCCGCCGTCCTCGAGCTGCTCGCCGGCGTCCCCGTGCACGCCGGCCCGGTGCCGGCGGAGGCCTGCACCCCGACGGGCGCGGCGCTCCTGGCCGCCCGGGTGCACCGCTGGACGACGCTGCCGCCGATGCGGGTGACCCGGGTGGGCAGCGGCGCCGGCGGCCGTGACCCGGTCGAGCTGCCCAACGTCGTCCGGCTGGTGCTGGGCGAGCCGGCCGGCCAGCCCGAGGGCCCGGAGACCGAGGGGCTGCTGCTGGAGACCAACGTCGACGACCTGGACCCCCGGCTCTGGCCGGGGGTGCTGGCCGACCTGCTGGCCGCCGGGGCGTCGGACGCCTGGCTCACCCCGATCCTGATGAAGAAGGGCCGCCCGGCGCACACCCTGTCGGTGCTGTGCCGGCCCGCCGCCGTCGCCGCCGTCCAGGCCGTGGTGTTCGCCGGCACGTCGACCATCGGGCTGCGGGTGCAGCCGGTGCGCAAGGTGGTGCTGCAGCGGGTGCCCGGCAGCGTCGAGGTGCTGGGCTCCCGGGTCGGGGTGAAGGTGGCCGGCCTCGACGGGCAGGTGCTCAACGTGAGCGTCGAGTTCGACGACGTCGCCGCCCTGGCCCGCCGCACCGGGCTGCCGGTGAAGGAGGTGCTGCGGGTCGCCACGGCGGCGGCGCACGCGGCCCACCCCGGGGCATCGGGTAGCCTCGCGCACCGAGAAGGGGAGTAG
- a CDS encoding GGDEF domain-containing protein has product MTAGPDTLEPMLDTARWRLLAASSAEDAHAFTEELGRVSVVLTAARQPAWSAWSHAFGARALLLDGDTDGAAAAVAAARAALEHCPASADRALTLAYLAHVEACADRYDAALQLAVDASLLADQLGAPAGEPGATVSPRALHQAHHWLSLALTRLDLEELAVGQARRGARVAGQLPDLGDRWQLLRLCAQQHAELAQTVQRRGDLARSRELAEAALRYATEARQLDWEPTDADLDLLDVVQAWALTLTGELDAALPPLRRVHRHLAAGDGGPWLAGYADLALARLLARMCAREVLPTGATPPSELGEESLQLLVSATGAFAAAGDRRRYRQCLLELGQATAALGLTGEALHWLDAYRSETSRAHLRSRELWAEMFVRRSRLREAQRQTAVLRRHAMEDTLTGLGNRRSAERRMAELRDDRDPVSLAVVDIDGFKSFNDEYSHLHGDAVLRTVAGLLEEHSRTGDEVFRWAGDEFVVLLPDTGEAQAVVAMERLRAAVADADWAALEVPAPLTVSIGVASTDGSGGSGGSGPRSWRELFDCADLNLFAAKRGGRNRVRAPGGGQPSAVPTRSPAATASVDDLVSQVLGSAPRRPGWAFDDGEVRS; this is encoded by the coding sequence GTGACCGCGGGACCCGACACCCTCGAGCCGATGCTCGACACGGCCCGCTGGCGCCTCCTGGCGGCCAGCAGCGCCGAGGACGCGCACGCCTTCACCGAGGAGCTGGGGCGGGTCTCCGTCGTGCTCACCGCCGCCCGGCAGCCCGCGTGGAGCGCCTGGTCGCACGCCTTCGGTGCCCGCGCCCTCCTGCTGGACGGCGACACCGACGGAGCCGCCGCCGCCGTCGCCGCTGCGCGCGCGGCGCTCGAGCACTGCCCGGCGTCGGCCGACCGGGCGCTGACCCTGGCCTACCTGGCGCACGTCGAGGCCTGCGCCGACCGGTACGACGCCGCCCTGCAGCTGGCCGTCGACGCGAGCCTGCTGGCCGACCAGCTCGGCGCGCCGGCCGGTGAGCCGGGCGCCACCGTCTCGCCCCGCGCCCTGCACCAGGCCCACCACTGGCTCTCCCTCGCGCTGACCCGGCTGGACCTGGAGGAGCTCGCCGTCGGCCAGGCCCGGCGCGGCGCCCGCGTCGCCGGGCAGCTGCCCGACCTGGGTGACCGCTGGCAGCTGCTGCGGCTGTGTGCCCAGCAGCACGCCGAACTGGCGCAGACGGTGCAGCGGCGCGGTGACCTGGCCCGGTCCCGGGAGCTGGCCGAGGCCGCGCTGCGGTACGCCACCGAGGCCCGGCAGCTCGACTGGGAGCCCACCGACGCCGACCTCGACCTGCTCGACGTGGTGCAGGCGTGGGCGCTGACGCTCACCGGTGAGCTGGACGCCGCGCTGCCCCCGCTGCGCCGCGTCCACCGCCACCTCGCCGCCGGCGACGGGGGCCCCTGGCTCGCCGGCTACGCCGACCTCGCGCTGGCCCGGCTGCTGGCCCGGATGTGCGCCCGGGAGGTGCTCCCCACCGGCGCCACGCCACCGTCGGAGCTGGGCGAGGAGTCGCTGCAGCTGCTCGTCTCGGCCACCGGCGCCTTCGCCGCGGCCGGCGACCGCCGCCGCTACCGCCAGTGCCTGCTGGAGCTCGGCCAGGCGACCGCGGCCCTCGGGCTGACCGGCGAGGCGCTGCACTGGCTGGACGCCTACCGCTCCGAGACCAGCCGGGCGCACCTGCGCAGCCGGGAGCTGTGGGCGGAGATGTTCGTCCGGCGCAGCCGGCTGCGGGAGGCCCAGCGGCAGACCGCGGTGCTCCGCCGGCACGCCATGGAGGACACGCTCACCGGGCTGGGCAACCGGCGCAGCGCCGAGCGGCGGATGGCCGAGCTGCGCGACGACCGGGACCCGGTGTCGCTGGCGGTGGTCGACATCGACGGGTTCAAGTCGTTCAACGACGAGTACTCCCACCTGCACGGCGACGCCGTGCTGCGGACGGTCGCCGGGCTGCTCGAGGAGCACAGCCGCACCGGCGACGAGGTGTTCCGCTGGGCCGGCGACGAGTTCGTGGTGCTGCTGCCCGACACCGGGGAGGCGCAGGCGGTGGTCGCGATGGAGCGGCTGCGCGCCGCCGTCGCCGACGCCGACTGGGCCGCGCTCGAGGTCCCCGCGCCGCTGACCGTCAGCATCGGCGTCGCCAGCACCGACGGGTCCGGCGGGTCCGGCGGGTCCGGTCCCCGGTCGTGGCGGGAGCTGTTCGACTGCGCCGACCTGAACCTCTTCGCCGCCAAGCGGGGCGGCCGCAACCGGGTGCGCGCCCCCGGGGGCGGCCAGCCGTCCGCCGTACCGACCCGCTCCCCCGCCGCCACCGCTTCCGTCGACGACCTGGTCTCCCAGGTGCTGGGCAGCGCGCCGCGCCGCCCGGGGTGGGCGTTCGACGACGGCGAGGTCCGGTCGTGA
- a CDS encoding FUSC family protein produces MGWVIARLQQPWVQRAVRAALAAGLSWQVALLLPPSLSEYAYYAPLGAVIAVSPTVADSASAAWRSIVAILVGFGLAVALFEATRGVSNAITIALIVAVAIVVEQWRWLFREQASWVSFAAVLMLTVGTADPAEYALRYAGLTLLGAAIGVLVTSLLFPPLQLTTAEQRIARTRVLLAEHLETIAASLRSGQVPELGEWEARGDQLDHALDRMRSAEAMVERARRANPRARRWRGTASNIREQSRALDRVAVLIDDLTTLVVEFQPHRRGLDRVDDGTGWVLADSLDGLAGVVRIPYHATDTEPDERDAAIATALAAADRLTALLRGSEIGDDEGFFALAAVTIGMHRSLATLEAHVRFPTPA; encoded by the coding sequence GTGGGGTGGGTGATCGCGCGGCTGCAGCAGCCGTGGGTGCAGCGGGCGGTGCGAGCGGCGCTGGCAGCCGGGCTGTCGTGGCAGGTGGCGTTGCTGCTGCCGCCGTCGCTGTCCGAGTACGCCTACTACGCCCCGCTCGGTGCGGTGATCGCGGTCAGCCCCACGGTCGCCGACTCGGCGTCGGCGGCCTGGCGCAGCATCGTGGCGATCCTGGTCGGGTTCGGCCTGGCGGTCGCGCTGTTCGAGGCGACCCGGGGGGTCTCCAACGCGATCACCATCGCGCTGATCGTCGCCGTCGCGATCGTGGTGGAGCAGTGGCGGTGGCTGTTCCGCGAGCAGGCCAGCTGGGTGAGCTTCGCCGCCGTCCTCATGCTCACCGTGGGGACGGCGGACCCGGCCGAGTACGCGCTGCGCTACGCGGGGCTGACCCTGCTGGGCGCCGCGATCGGCGTGCTGGTGACCAGCCTGCTGTTCCCGCCGCTGCAGCTGACCACCGCCGAGCAGCGGATCGCCCGCACCCGGGTGCTGCTCGCCGAGCACCTGGAGACGATCGCGGCGTCGCTGCGCAGCGGCCAGGTGCCCGAGCTCGGCGAGTGGGAGGCGCGCGGCGACCAGCTGGACCACGCGCTGGACCGGATGCGCAGCGCCGAGGCGATGGTCGAGCGCGCCCGGCGGGCCAACCCGCGCGCCCGGCGCTGGCGGGGCACCGCGAGCAACATCCGTGAGCAGTCCCGCGCTCTGGACCGGGTCGCCGTCCTGATCGACGACCTCACCACCCTGGTGGTGGAGTTCCAGCCGCACCGGCGGGGGCTGGACCGGGTGGACGACGGCACCGGCTGGGTGCTCGCCGACTCGCTGGACGGCCTGGCCGGTGTCGTCCGGATCCCCTACCACGCCACCGACACCGAGCCGGACGAGCGGGACGCCGCCATCGCGACGGCGCTGGCGGCCGCGGACCGGCTGACCGCGCTGCTCCGCGGCTCGGAGATCGGCGACGACGAGGGCTTCTTCGCCCTGGCCGCGGTGACGATCGGGATGCACCGCTCGCTGGCGACCCTGGAGGCACACGTCCGGTTCCCCACCCCCGCCTGA